In Paralichthys olivaceus isolate ysfri-2021 chromosome 13, ASM2471397v2, whole genome shotgun sequence, the following are encoded in one genomic region:
- the nrsn1 gene encoding neurensin-1 gives MTSCSEICGSEYGEQVQATGNCQQYGVRSYLHQFYEECTASIWERDEDFQIQRSPSRWSSLLWKVCLVFGSLILVSGFVVVLVGYATPARIEAFGEDDLLFVDSHAVSFNRALDVCKLTGAVLFCVGGTSMAVGLLLSAFAKSYSKEELYLQQKFKERLADLQATVGTPIMKAPTPGEGKVPVTLSKVQNIQPANSKLDT, from the exons ATGACCTCTTGCTCAGAGATCTGTGGGTCGGAGTACGGAGAGCAAGTTCAAGCCACTGGGAACTGCCAGCAGTATGGAGTCCGCTCCTACCTACACCAG TTTTATGAGGAGTGCACAGCTTCTATTTGGGAACGTGATGAAGATTTTCAGATTCAGAGATCACCTAGCAGGTGGAGCTCTTTACTCTGGAAG GTCTGTCTCGTGTTCGGCTCCCTGATCTTGGTATCAGGCTTCGTTGTTGTTTTGGTAGGGTATGCCACTCCAGCCAGGATCGAGGCATTTGGCGAGGATGATCTACTTTTTGTCGACAG CCACGCTGTAAGTTTCAACCGCGCACTGGACGTCTGCAAACTGACGGGTGCCGTGTTGTTCTGTGTGGGCGGCACCTCCATGGCTGTGGGCCTCCTGCTGTCTGCCTTTGCCAAAAGCTATTCCAAAGAAGAATTGTATCTGCAGCAGAAGTTTAAGGAGAGGTTGGCAGATCTGCAAGCAACAGTTG GTACCCCCATAATGAAGGCACCCACCCCCGGGGAGGGAAAAGTGCCAGTCACGCTTTCCAAAGTCCAGAACATCCAGCCAGCAAACTCAAAGTTGGACACCTGA